One region of Peribacillus simplex genomic DNA includes:
- a CDS encoding DUF5677 domain-containing protein, translated as MNPEVYLINKLEEVNKIIFSELMEQYGDPPIEKVMPLLLFRKIVEKCDAIKILHDNNSGQPALSFARSVLENRWYFMFIIDNDSEFRSLSYYYFDRKDNAKKEIKEMEYYNTILLENISNNESYIIKYQAKISFVESLKEKCVSRNSFFQNQKIAKMSHAKLEEINRTYEEMIKGHEEEILQNKLKIEKIEKRIESFRIQIEEMKKTKERLVKILRRLNQDELFLEVRQEEKNISGYRPSWYSLKTGVRNIFQLSKSLGLQDEYVTYARLSQEVHSANASQQLVIDNDITTLTKFRDEKGSESAMSMASMFLSYSIEPFLEFYGKEDIFKEISEQMAQFFK; from the coding sequence TTGAATCCAGAAGTGTATCTTATAAACAAACTAGAAGAAGTAAATAAAATAATTTTTAGTGAATTAATGGAGCAATACGGTGACCCACCAATTGAAAAAGTTATGCCATTATTGCTATTTCGTAAAATAGTAGAAAAATGTGATGCAATAAAGATTTTACATGATAATAATTCAGGTCAACCAGCTCTTTCTTTCGCAAGAAGTGTCTTAGAAAATCGGTGGTATTTTATGTTTATTATTGATAATGATTCGGAATTTAGGTCACTTTCTTATTATTACTTTGACAGAAAGGATAATGCAAAAAAAGAAATAAAGGAAATGGAGTATTATAATACAATCTTATTAGAAAATATTAGTAATAATGAAAGTTATATTATTAAATACCAAGCTAAAATAAGTTTCGTGGAGAGTTTGAAAGAGAAATGTGTAAGTAGAAATAGTTTTTTTCAAAATCAAAAAATAGCTAAAATGTCTCATGCGAAGTTGGAAGAAATAAATAGAACATATGAAGAAATGATAAAAGGGCATGAAGAAGAAATACTTCAAAATAAGCTGAAAATAGAAAAAATAGAAAAAAGAATAGAGTCATTTAGAATCCAGATAGAAGAAATGAAAAAAACAAAAGAAAGACTAGTAAAAATTCTGCGTAGGTTAAATCAAGATGAGTTATTTTTAGAAGTAAGACAAGAAGAAAAGAATATATCAGGCTACAGGCCAAGCTGGTACTCTTTAAAAACAGGTGTGAGGAATATATTCCAATTATCAAAGAGTTTAGGTTTACAAGATGAATACGTCACATATGCACGATTATCACAGGAAGTACATTCTGCAAATGCTTCCCAACAGCTCGTTATAGATAATGATATTACAACCTTAACAAAATTTAGAGATGAGAAGGGTAGCGAGTCAGCTATGAGTATGGCAAGTATGTTCCTGTCATACTCTATAGAACCTTTTTTGGAGTTTTACGGTAAAGAAGATATATTTAAGGAAATATCAGAGCAAATGGCTCAATTTTTTAAATAA
- a CDS encoding HNH endonuclease encodes MPRLKTITKFCKCGNVIKENEWCHCKKYGTMPKGIPDPSNTPEFQKLAKEIQERDGGRCQRCLFKIGLYVFVNLRCHHIKSYQHFPELAYEPSNLITVCTRCVRELGASNTLDFERVVKRADHPLCL; translated from the coding sequence ATGCCCAGATTGAAAACAATAACAAAATTTTGCAAATGCGGTAATGTGATAAAAGAAAATGAATGGTGCCATTGTAAAAAATATGGGACAATGCCGAAAGGAATTCCAGACCCTTCCAATACCCCGGAGTTCCAAAAACTAGCAAAGGAAATACAAGAGCGAGATGGCGGTCGTTGTCAACGGTGCTTGTTTAAGATTGGATTGTATGTATTTGTCAATTTAAGATGTCATCATATCAAGTCCTATCAACATTTTCCAGAGTTAGCATATGAACCGTCCAATTTGATAACGGTTTGTACAAGATGTGTCAGGGAACTTGGTGCCAGTAACACATTGGACTTTGAACGGGTAGTCAAAAGAGCAGACCATCCACTTTGTTTATGA
- a CDS encoding helix-turn-helix domain-containing protein — MTDYYIMEKFDPEKFVMDEVLTSTECIELLGITRSRLSSLIRSKKIIPIKKAGVQLYLKQDMLKKKAELEKLRKLYRPFDY, encoded by the coding sequence GTGACTGATTACTACATTATGGAGAAATTCGACCCTGAGAAATTCGTGATGGATGAAGTTTTGACTTCTACGGAATGTATCGAGCTGCTCGGCATTACACGGAGTAGATTGAGCTCTTTGATTAGGAGCAAAAAAATTATTCCAATCAAAAAAGCTGGCGTTCAATTGTATTTGAAACAAGATATGCTCAAGAAAAAGGCAGAGCTTGAAAAGCTTCGTAAGTTGTACCGCCCGTTTGATTATTGA
- a CDS encoding HNH endonuclease — MPRKRICKCGNILDEYTKCPCTKTQRKHKAEIERNKELTTTKWKKFRQMILDRDGAHCQRCVAKYSEITTANLQVHHIKPRIDYPELMYEASNCVTLCRQCNTEYGTVDQLDFDFTPKELENHYTL; from the coding sequence ATGCCAAGAAAAAGAATATGCAAGTGCGGTAATATTTTAGACGAATACACAAAATGCCCTTGTACAAAAACACAACGCAAACATAAAGCAGAAATTGAACGTAACAAGGAATTAACGACAACTAAGTGGAAAAAGTTTAGGCAAATGATACTTGACCGTGACGGTGCTCATTGCCAACGATGTGTAGCAAAGTACAGTGAAATTACCACTGCTAATTTACAGGTGCATCATATCAAACCACGTATTGATTACCCTGAGTTGATGTATGAAGCATCTAACTGCGTGACTCTGTGCCGACAATGCAATACGGAATATGGGACTGTAGACCAATTGGACTTTGATTTCACACCCAAGGAATTAGAAAATCACTATACTTTGTAG
- a CDS encoding putative phage abortive infection protein produces the protein MSEVLFIFSILVIIIIFTIIMSDVYFPNRGEGSKLSDIGIRGLTILGILLIIIAIIMPFIVRNYFKPRVENYKTISDLGAIGDFIGGTTVAFLTAASVVLLLATIIMQRKEIKISQESIVQLVKQTEASVQQAEEARKETQITNETMKQQQFETTFFNMLSLHHQIVNDIKFTTETNTFTGRAAIEQFKIIFENMYVEKEYISRDVMTLHKQEDSPEIIKEKRFQSIFKNENTVNQESLDEVYKKFHDDNYGNSIGHYMRNNYRIVKFIVNNVADDEKEQKSMKKETGREPIIGDKRYYFGTLRAQWSNAEFELILINSLYKENYKFKNLILKYDVLDIKETEKNELDKQAPLESFILKDSMSRFKAYKKLIETN, from the coding sequence TTGAGTGAAGTTTTATTTATATTTAGCATATTGGTTATTATTATTATCTTTACAATAATAATGTCCGATGTTTATTTTCCAAATAGAGGAGAAGGTAGTAAGCTATCGGATATAGGTATTCGAGGGTTAACCATCCTGGGAATACTCTTGATAATTATTGCAATTATAATGCCGTTTATAGTAAGGAACTATTTCAAGCCAAGAGTAGAAAATTATAAAACTATATCTGATTTGGGCGCAATAGGAGATTTCATAGGAGGAACAACTGTTGCTTTTTTAACCGCAGCAAGTGTTGTCTTACTACTAGCAACGATAATTATGCAACGTAAGGAAATAAAAATCAGTCAAGAAAGTATTGTGCAATTAGTAAAGCAAACTGAAGCTTCGGTTCAACAAGCTGAAGAAGCAAGAAAAGAAACTCAAATAACTAATGAAACGATGAAACAACAGCAGTTTGAAACAACTTTTTTCAATATGTTGTCGTTACATCATCAAATTGTTAACGATATAAAGTTTACAACTGAAACCAACACTTTTACTGGCAGGGCAGCAATTGAGCAGTTTAAAATTATTTTTGAGAATATGTATGTTGAAAAGGAATATATTTCTCGCGATGTGATGACATTGCATAAACAGGAAGATTCTCCAGAAATTATAAAAGAGAAACGTTTCCAAAGTATTTTTAAGAATGAAAATACAGTTAATCAAGAATCACTCGACGAAGTATATAAAAAATTTCATGATGATAATTACGGCAATAGTATCGGTCATTACATGAGAAACAATTATCGAATCGTAAAATTCATTGTGAATAATGTAGCGGATGATGAAAAGGAACAGAAAAGTATGAAAAAAGAGACTGGAAGAGAACCTATAATAGGTGATAAGAGATACTATTTTGGAACTTTGCGAGCTCAATGGTCTAATGCTGAATTTGAACTAATCCTTATCAATTCTCTGTACAAGGAAAACTATAAATTTAAAAATCTAATATTGAAGTACGATGTATTGGATATAAAAGAAACTGAAAAGAATGAACTAGATAAACAAGCGCCGCTAGAGAGTTTTATACTTAAAGACAGTATGAGTAGGTTCAAAGCTTACAAAAAATTAATTGAGACTAATTAG